One genomic region from Gemmatimonadota bacterium encodes:
- a CDS encoding phosphoadenylyl-sulfate reductase — translation MDRPDRPDHLEHIDHPGRDFLDEFEAGQLAIEFDGESPETVIEWALDRWGRRAGLCTSFQAEGMVLLDMAWQIDPNIHVFTVDTGRLHQETYDFIDQVRDHYDIDIQVYFPDLLQVENMVGAHGVNLFYKSVESRFKCCNVRKVEPIRRALEGLDGWFTGLRRDQWASRANIRKIEIDHDHGGLAKISPLADWTQEEVWDYIELYDVPKHPLYEQGYTSIGCMPCTRVTKPGEDSRAGRWWWEKNAPKECGMHCPVETGGFEHEMEALVAEEAEK, via the coding sequence ATGGACCGCCCGGACCGCCCGGACCACCTGGAACACATCGACCACCCCGGCCGCGACTTCCTGGACGAGTTCGAAGCCGGACAACTGGCCATCGAGTTCGACGGGGAATCCCCCGAGACCGTGATCGAATGGGCCCTGGACCGCTGGGGCCGGCGCGCCGGACTGTGTACGAGCTTTCAGGCGGAGGGGATGGTCCTGCTGGACATGGCCTGGCAGATCGATCCGAACATCCACGTGTTCACGGTGGACACGGGCCGGCTGCACCAGGAGACCTACGACTTCATCGACCAGGTCCGGGACCACTACGACATCGACATCCAGGTGTATTTCCCCGACCTGCTCCAGGTGGAGAACATGGTGGGCGCCCACGGCGTGAACCTGTTCTACAAGTCCGTGGAATCGCGTTTCAAGTGCTGCAACGTGCGCAAGGTCGAACCGATCCGGCGCGCCCTGGAGGGCCTGGACGGATGGTTCACCGGGCTGCGGCGCGACCAGTGGGCCAGCCGGGCGAACATCCGCAAGATCGAGATCGATCACGACCACGGCGGACTGGCGAAGATCAGCCCCCTGGCGGACTGGACCCAGGAAGAGGTCTGGGACTACATCGAGCTCTATGACGTCCCGAAACATCCCCTCTACGAGCAGGGCTATACCAGCATCGGCTGCATGCCGTGCACGCGGGTCACGAAGCCCGGCGAAGATTCGCGCGCGGGACGCTGGTGGTGGGAAAAGAACGCGCCCAAGGAATGCGGCATGCACTGCCCAGTGGAGACCGGCGGTTTCGAGCACGAGATGGAAGCGCTGGTGGCCGAGGAGGCGGAAAAATGA
- a CDS encoding nitrite/sulfite reductase: MAKAVRRPRREQPEPTWDLVRKRNYVERLKHEKAPMEVINDLPELIDRGYEEISEEDVVRLQWYGLYHDKPKVGHFMMRVKLPGGRLTPHKLRTIGRVSQDFGGDYGELTTRQNIQLHGMKLNDLPRIFETLNDAGLSTSGGCGDTVRNITGCPVAGLAADELFNARPVIEAVADFFYGNPDYCDLPRKHKITISCCSHQCNAPEINCISLMGLVREGRPGFAIRIGGGLSTWPRLSSDLGVFVPVDDVIPVLRAIIDVWKEDLKYRMSRVKARMKFMVDDLGVETYRERVEARLGYRLDDGEAPAPPEVEHDHTGIHEQVQEGLYYAGFPVFLGLCTGTQMIQLADLADEYGGEFRLTRRQNVILTDIPRDRLESVTGAVAGIGFPMEVNDLRGTSIACTGEPFCNYSVGETKTKMAEIVEHMERVFGDRAKGLRLNLDGCPHACAHHWIGDIGFQATTLRERGEGGERLRGYDLFLRGGLSGQAAIGQPVLRRVPAESVHVYTERLFGAYLDQKTDDETIQKFFHRHSDDELTAIAAGIELAAIATGEE, translated from the coding sequence ATGGCAAAAGCGGTCCGCAGACCTCGGCGCGAACAACCGGAACCCACCTGGGACCTGGTCCGGAAGCGCAACTACGTGGAACGGCTCAAGCACGAAAAGGCGCCCATGGAGGTCATCAACGACCTGCCGGAACTGATCGACCGGGGCTACGAGGAGATATCGGAGGAGGACGTGGTGCGCCTGCAGTGGTACGGGCTGTATCACGACAAGCCCAAGGTGGGCCACTTCATGATGCGGGTCAAGCTGCCGGGCGGACGGCTCACGCCACACAAGCTGCGCACCATCGGCCGGGTCTCCCAGGACTTCGGCGGCGACTACGGCGAGCTGACCACGCGCCAGAACATCCAGCTCCACGGCATGAAACTGAACGACCTGCCCCGGATCTTCGAAACGCTGAATGACGCGGGGCTGTCCACGAGCGGCGGATGCGGCGACACTGTGCGCAACATCACGGGCTGCCCCGTGGCGGGTCTGGCCGCCGACGAACTCTTCAACGCCCGTCCGGTCATCGAGGCAGTCGCCGATTTCTTCTACGGGAACCCCGATTACTGCGACCTGCCACGGAAGCACAAGATCACCATCTCCTGCTGCTCCCACCAGTGCAACGCGCCGGAGATCAACTGCATCAGCCTGATGGGCCTCGTCCGGGAGGGCCGCCCCGGGTTCGCAATCCGGATCGGCGGCGGCCTGTCCACCTGGCCGCGGCTGTCGAGCGACCTGGGCGTTTTCGTGCCTGTGGACGACGTAATCCCGGTCCTTCGCGCCATCATCGATGTGTGGAAGGAAGACCTCAAGTACCGCATGTCCCGCGTGAAGGCCCGGATGAAATTCATGGTCGACGACCTGGGCGTCGAAACCTACCGCGAGCGCGTGGAAGCCCGCCTGGGATACCGTCTGGACGATGGCGAGGCACCCGCGCCGCCCGAGGTGGAGCACGACCACACGGGCATACACGAACAGGTGCAGGAAGGACTGTACTACGCCGGTTTTCCCGTGTTCCTGGGACTTTGCACCGGCACGCAGATGATCCAGCTGGCCGACCTGGCCGACGAATACGGGGGTGAATTCCGGCTGACCCGCCGCCAGAACGTCATCCTCACGGACATTCCCCGAGACCGGCTGGAATCCGTTACCGGCGCGGTGGCCGGCATCGGCTTTCCCATGGAGGTCAACGACCTGCGGGGAACCAGCATCGCGTGCACGGGCGAGCCCTTCTGCAACTATTCGGTCGGGGAGACCAAGACCAAGATGGCGGAGATCGTGGAACACATGGAGCGTGTCTTCGGCGACCGGGCGAAGGGCCTGCGGCTGAACCTGGACGGCTGTCCCCACGCGTGCGCCCACCACTGGATCGGCGATATCGGGTTTCAGGCCACGACGCTCCGCGAGCGGGGCGAGGGCGGCGAGCGGCTGCGGGGATACGACCTGTTCCTCCGCGGCGGCCTGAGCGGACAGGCCGCCATCGGCCAGCCCGTGCTTCGGCGCGTGCCCGCGGAGTCCGTCCATGTCTATACCGAACGGCTGTTCGGCGCTTACCTGGACCAGAAAACGGACGACGAGACCATACAGAAGTTCTTTCACCGCCACAGCGACGACGAGTTGACCGCGATAGCCGCCGGAATCGAACTCGCCGCGATTGCCACAGGAGAGGAATGA
- a CDS encoding amino acid permease, with protein sequence MSDAQRDARSDSFGEETELKRDLGPVTATTVIIGGIIGSGIFAGPAIVAGYVGTSGWNLLVWVICAFMAFCGAVTFAELGGLMPRSGGVYVFLKEAYGRLWAFLFGWTSLLVIRPCDLAAISIVFSTYLGYFVSQYSPYPDWAMRGVAIIALIILAFINYLGVRFGGLVQNLSSFLKVGGLLLMVALAFGITPDTSNFQPVWPSDSTLTIGFLSLVSLGMMASFGAYDGWDGSTYVAEEIKNPRRWVPFSIILGLAITTVVYLLVNSAYLLVLSNTGVAESERVASETMQALVGPIGAAFIAATAMISTFGTVNAGMLTGPRVFFAMAREKMFFSWVARVHPHYRTPANAVVFLAVVGILNIIFLGDWGAIIAARTGSLWLFYITTTFSVFIFRRTRPDVPRPYRTLGYPVTPAIFVLIGVIFFVSIVVSDPGNTLIGLTITSLGIPAYWLWMRKQRIEESDEESGEGSS encoded by the coding sequence ATGAGCGATGCTCAGAGGGACGCTCGATCCGATTCCTTCGGGGAAGAGACCGAACTCAAGCGGGACCTGGGACCGGTCACGGCGACGACCGTGATTATCGGTGGGATCATCGGTTCCGGCATCTTCGCGGGACCCGCCATCGTGGCCGGATACGTGGGTACTTCCGGCTGGAACCTCCTGGTCTGGGTCATCTGCGCCTTCATGGCCTTCTGCGGCGCGGTGACTTTCGCCGAACTGGGCGGCCTCATGCCGCGTTCAGGCGGCGTGTACGTATTCCTGAAAGAAGCCTACGGGCGACTGTGGGCTTTCCTCTTCGGGTGGACCTCGCTCCTGGTCATACGTCCCTGCGACCTGGCGGCCATCTCCATCGTATTCTCCACCTACCTGGGTTATTTCGTCAGCCAGTACAGTCCATACCCGGACTGGGCCATGCGGGGCGTGGCGATCATCGCCCTGATCATCCTGGCCTTCATCAATTACCTGGGCGTGCGGTTCGGTGGTCTCGTCCAGAACCTGTCTTCCTTTCTCAAGGTGGGCGGGTTGCTCCTCATGGTCGCCCTGGCCTTCGGGATCACGCCCGACACGAGTAATTTCCAGCCGGTCTGGCCTTCCGATTCCACGCTCACCATCGGTTTCCTCAGCCTGGTCAGCCTCGGCATGATGGCGTCCTTCGGCGCCTACGACGGTTGGGACGGATCGACCTACGTGGCGGAGGAGATCAAGAATCCGAGACGCTGGGTGCCCTTTTCCATCATACTGGGTCTCGCCATCACCACCGTCGTCTACCTGCTCGTGAACAGCGCTTATCTGCTGGTGCTTTCCAACACGGGCGTCGCCGAGAGCGAACGGGTCGCATCCGAGACCATGCAAGCACTCGTCGGACCGATCGGGGCGGCTTTCATCGCCGCGACCGCCATGATCTCCACCTTCGGCACCGTGAACGCCGGCATGCTGACCGGACCGCGCGTCTTCTTCGCCATGGCCCGCGAGAAGATGTTCTTCTCATGGGTCGCGCGCGTCCACCCGCACTACCGAACGCCGGCCAACGCCGTCGTGTTCCTGGCCGTTGTGGGCATCCTAAATATCATCTTCCTGGGCGACTGGGGCGCCATCATCGCGGCGCGGACCGGCTCCCTGTGGCTCTTCTACATCACGACCACCTTCAGCGTGTTCATCTTCCGGCGCACCCGGCCCGACGTGCCCAGGCCTTACCGCACGCTCGGGTATCCCGTCACGCCCGCGATCTTCGTGCTCATCGGCGTGATCTTCTTCGTGTCCATCGTCGTCAGCGACCCCGGAAATACCCTGATCGGGCTGACCATCACCTCGTTGGGCATCCCGGCCTACTGGCTGTGGATGCGAAAGCAACGGATCGAAGAATCGGATGAGGAATCGGGTGAAGGATCGTCTTAA
- a CDS encoding amidohydrolase family protein, protein MVIDIHAHVFRWPVLKKRNNGLPMMSAEEQVRRMDEKGIDKAVILPLTSAEVIGEPQSMGEVFDICRLYPGRFIPFCDFDVRRYDLDSVDAFRDVLDQYVARGARGVGELTSRVYWDDPRLWNLFAACEDLGLPVTFHTSPPEVVTYGLIDELGFPRFEKALQRFPNLRFFGHSASFWSEISGDLTADRKEGYAKTPIAPGGTLVRLFRTYPNLCGDLSAGSGFNALTRDPAFTYVFLDEFQDRLLLGLDHTDAELDFQHIEWLRARRDEGHITPEVCEKILWRNADRIIGLGIAEGR, encoded by the coding sequence ATGGTCATCGACATTCACGCTCACGTCTTCCGCTGGCCGGTGCTGAAGAAACGCAACAACGGCCTGCCCATGATGTCGGCCGAGGAGCAGGTCCGGCGCATGGACGAGAAGGGGATCGACAAGGCAGTGATCCTGCCGCTCACGTCCGCCGAGGTGATCGGGGAACCCCAGAGCATGGGCGAGGTCTTCGACATCTGCCGGCTCTACCCCGGGCGGTTCATCCCCTTCTGCGATTTCGACGTGCGCCGTTACGACCTGGACAGCGTGGACGCGTTCCGCGACGTGCTGGATCAGTACGTGGCCCGCGGCGCCAGGGGCGTGGGGGAGTTGACCAGCCGGGTGTACTGGGATGATCCCCGGCTATGGAATCTTTTCGCCGCGTGCGAGGACCTGGGCCTGCCCGTGACCTTTCACACCTCGCCGCCGGAGGTCGTTACGTACGGACTGATCGACGAACTGGGTTTTCCACGGTTCGAGAAGGCCCTCCAACGGTTTCCGAACCTGCGCTTCTTCGGCCACAGCGCCTCCTTCTGGAGCGAGATCAGCGGCGATCTCACGGCCGACCGGAAGGAAGGTTACGCCAAGACGCCAATCGCGCCCGGCGGAACCCTGGTCCGGCTGTTCAGGACCTATCCCAACCTGTGCGGCGACCTGTCGGCGGGCTCCGGATTCAATGCCCTGACCCGCGACCCGGCCTTCACCTACGTGTTCCTGGACGAATTCCAGGACCGGCTGTTGCTCGGGCTCGATCACACGGACGCCGAACTCGATTTCCAGCATATCGAGTGGCTCCGCGCCCGACGGGACGAGGGGCACATCACCCCCGAAGTGTGCGAGAAAATCCTCTGGCGCAACGCCGACCGGATCATCGGGCTGGGCATCGCGGAAGGGCGCTGA
- a CDS encoding clan AA aspartic protease produces MGAIHARVRVTNPADARKYWEGLFLVDTGATDTLVPRPYLESIGLKPRTTRVYTLEDGSEISVDVTVATLEVMGEHVGGTVLFGEPGTEPQLGATALLSAGIEVDPVNQRLKKLPSVRLKTVA; encoded by the coding sequence TTGGGTGCGATCCATGCCAGGGTCAGGGTCACCAATCCTGCGGATGCGCGGAAGTACTGGGAGGGACTGTTCCTGGTGGACACAGGTGCCACCGACACCCTTGTCCCTCGGCCGTATCTCGAGAGTATTGGCCTGAAGCCAAGGACGACACGCGTTTACACGCTGGAGGACGGCAGCGAGATTTCGGTGGATGTCACCGTGGCTACGCTCGAAGTGATGGGTGAGCACGTAGGCGGGACCGTGCTCTTCGGCGAACCGGGCACCGAACCGCAGCTCGGTGCTACCGCGCTGTTATCCGCGGGGATTGAAGTGGATCCGGTCAACCAACGTCTGAAGAAACTTCCATCCGTCCGACTGAAGACCGTAGCATAA
- a CDS encoding amidohydrolase, with protein MIVDTHVHVWEIDPPRYPVGPTAPTWTAEPDEPGTADELIEDMDANGVDVSVLVQTSWSTWDNGYMSDSVARFPDRFVGHGLIDPQDTEGNAEQVRYWMEDRGLVGFRFHPFYYPDEQILVKEDNRTMWEKLAARDAVIQFHMRPGDAPQVDEIARRHPDMTLIIDHMGYPDPETGMEVFQPILDLARHDRIFVKISDVKGRSQEPFPFRDMHPFIRALLDAFGVERAMWGTGYPGHHRVKHNWLSLADELLLVLEGYDFLTSAEKDRLLGGTAAEVWGLG; from the coding sequence ATGATCGTCGATACTCACGTACATGTCTGGGAGATCGATCCGCCCCGGTACCCGGTGGGGCCCACCGCACCGACGTGGACGGCGGAGCCGGACGAGCCCGGTACGGCCGACGAGTTGATCGAAGACATGGACGCCAACGGCGTGGACGTAAGCGTGCTGGTGCAGACGTCGTGGTCGACATGGGACAACGGCTACATGTCCGATTCCGTGGCCCGGTTTCCGGACCGGTTCGTGGGGCACGGCCTGATCGACCCGCAGGATACCGAAGGGAACGCCGAGCAGGTCCGGTACTGGATGGAGGACCGGGGGCTGGTCGGTTTCCGTTTCCACCCCTTCTACTATCCGGACGAGCAGATTCTCGTGAAAGAAGACAACCGGACCATGTGGGAGAAACTCGCCGCACGGGACGCGGTGATCCAGTTCCACATGAGGCCCGGGGATGCGCCCCAGGTCGACGAGATCGCCCGGCGCCATCCGGACATGACGCTGATCATCGACCACATGGGATATCCCGATCCTGAAACCGGGATGGAGGTCTTCCAGCCCATTCTCGACCTGGCCCGGCACGACCGGATTTTCGTGAAGATCTCGGACGTGAAGGGGCGGTCGCAGGAGCCCTTCCCCTTCCGCGACATGCACCCTTTCATCCGCGCGCTTCTGGATGCCTTCGGGGTGGAACGGGCCATGTGGGGCACCGGGTACCCGGGACATCACCGGGTGAAGCACAACTGGCTTTCGCTGGCCGACGAGCTGCTGCTGGTCCTGGAGGGTTACGACTTCCTTACGAGTGCGGAGAAAGACCGGTTGCTGGGGGGTACGGCGGCGGAGGTGTGGGGGCTGGGGTGA
- a CDS encoding TIM barrel protein gives MSTIRQSICFGCFNRGGLTPESLIREAARMGYASVEMLPEEHWNQVRDAGMDIAIVVGHASLPDGLNKRENHDRIEDELLANMDQAVAYEIPGLICFSGNRAGKSDDEGRDNCIEGLLRVVKAAEEKGVTLCMELLNSKVNHPDYQCDYTDWGVSVCEGVGSPRVKLLYDIYHMQIMEGDLIRTIRVNIAHIGHFHTAGNPGRNDLDETQEIYYPPVMRAIGETGYAGYVGHEFVPLGDPLAAMQAAYDTCSV, from the coding sequence ATGAGCACCATCAGGCAGTCCATCTGTTTCGGCTGTTTCAACCGGGGCGGGCTAACCCCGGAATCGCTTATCCGGGAAGCGGCGCGTATGGGCTACGCGTCCGTCGAGATGCTGCCGGAGGAGCACTGGAACCAGGTGCGCGACGCGGGCATGGACATCGCCATCGTCGTGGGCCACGCTTCCCTGCCCGACGGGTTGAACAAGCGGGAGAATCACGACCGTATCGAGGACGAACTGTTGGCCAACATGGACCAGGCCGTCGCTTACGAAATACCCGGCCTGATCTGCTTCTCGGGCAACCGGGCGGGCAAGTCCGACGACGAAGGCCGCGACAACTGCATCGAGGGCCTGCTGCGCGTCGTGAAGGCCGCAGAGGAGAAGGGCGTAACCCTGTGCATGGAACTGCTCAACAGCAAGGTGAACCACCCGGACTACCAGTGCGACTACACGGACTGGGGCGTGTCCGTCTGCGAGGGGGTCGGTTCGCCGCGGGTCAAGCTGCTCTACGACATCTACCACATGCAGATCATGGAAGGCGACCTGATCCGCACCATCCGGGTCAACATCGCGCACATCGGCCACTTCCACACGGCGGGCAACCCCGGCCGGAACGACCTCGACGAGACCCAGGAGATCTACTACCCGCCCGTCATGCGCGCCATCGGCGAGACCGGTTACGCGGGGTACGTCGGCCACGAGTTCGTGCCCCTGGGCGACCCGCTGGCCGCGATGCAGGCGGCCTACGATACGTGTAGTGTGTGA
- a CDS encoding phytanoyl-CoA dioxygenase family protein, whose amino-acid sequence MTTGTIPLGGKVAGPAQIQDWVDTFNRQGFLFLENVLPPDWCDALRGDLDYGLRENPNGLNSVSEHMALCHRMFEFSETNRRLFDLEPIVSFAEALVAENCHVIHNNSFKTRPGGSFRWHQDDAPHFLVTDGDPPQNIRLPVLFFTCNYYLTDVTEPEHGGTEVIPGSHLLGRPCPDSLEGTEWEDRIHYNLGPAGSVTMFNNQVWHRGGPNRSDRTRYITQITYARRVIGHKYFPFIDYTMPEHVYRDADPRQKRLFGFLEHGAYG is encoded by the coding sequence ATGACCACCGGCACAATCCCCCTGGGTGGCAAAGTCGCCGGACCGGCGCAGATCCAGGACTGGGTCGATACGTTCAACCGCCAGGGATTCCTTTTCCTGGAGAACGTGCTGCCGCCCGACTGGTGCGATGCCCTGCGCGGGGACCTGGACTACGGCTTGCGGGAGAACCCCAACGGACTGAATTCGGTCAGCGAGCACATGGCGCTGTGCCACCGCATGTTCGAGTTCAGCGAGACGAACCGCCGCCTCTTCGACCTCGAGCCCATCGTCAGCTTCGCCGAGGCGCTGGTGGCCGAGAACTGCCACGTCATCCACAACAACTCCTTTAAGACGCGTCCCGGCGGGTCCTTCCGGTGGCACCAGGACGACGCGCCCCATTTCCTGGTGACGGATGGAGACCCTCCGCAGAACATCCGATTGCCGGTCCTCTTCTTCACCTGCAACTACTATCTCACCGACGTCACAGAACCCGAACACGGCGGTACGGAAGTCATCCCGGGTTCCCACCTCCTCGGCCGTCCCTGTCCCGATTCGCTGGAGGGTACCGAGTGGGAGGACCGGATCCACTACAACCTCGGCCCGGCGGGCAGCGTCACCATGTTCAACAACCAGGTCTGGCACCGGGGCGGGCCGAACCGGAGCGACCGCACGCGGTACATCACCCAGATCACCTACGCGCGGCGCGTCATCGGCCACAAGTACTTCCCCTTCATCGACTACACCATGCCCGAGCACGTATACCGTGATGCCGATCCCCGCCAGAAACGCCTGTTCGGGTTCCTGGAGCACGGCGCGTACGGGTGA
- a CDS encoding DUF2442 domain-containing protein — MIRPTGVKALDGHRLWLEYSDGSAGEVDLSHLAGIGVFIAWNDHGRFEEVHIAPHGAIAWDDALELCPDALYLALSGKSVEEAMPGVQTLTENA; from the coding sequence ATGATTCGTCCAACCGGGGTGAAAGCCCTTGATGGACACCGTCTCTGGCTCGAGTACTCCGATGGGTCCGCCGGAGAGGTCGATCTTTCCCATCTAGCGGGTATCGGGGTGTTTATCGCTTGGAATGATCATGGACGCTTCGAGGAGGTCCATATAGCCCCGCACGGAGCAATTGCCTGGGACGATGCCCTTGAACTTTGCCCTGATGCACTGTACTTGGCGCTTTCCGGCAAGTCTGTCGAAGAAGCCATGCCCGGTGTGCAAACGCTGACTGAGAATGCCTGA
- a CDS encoding type II toxin-antitoxin system Phd/YefM family antitoxin, with translation MGREWQVQEAKAKFSELLETSREEGPQVVTKRGVKTAVLVSIETWERMARSTRLGLKDLLLSPEARTESLTPLRERRRTRGTADPSGPANPADPANPPGPANPE, from the coding sequence ATGGGCAGGGAATGGCAGGTCCAGGAAGCGAAGGCGAAGTTCAGCGAACTCCTCGAAACGAGCCGGGAGGAGGGTCCTCAGGTCGTGACCAAGCGGGGCGTGAAAACGGCCGTCCTGGTTTCCATCGAAACGTGGGAACGGATGGCGCGGTCGACCCGGCTCGGCCTAAAGGACCTGCTGCTGTCGCCGGAAGCGCGCACCGAGTCCCTGACGCCACTGCGGGAACGGCGTCGAACGCGCGGGACGGCAGACCCGTCAGGACCGGCAAACCCGGCAGACCCAGCAAACCCGCCAGGACCGGCAAACCCGGAATGA
- a CDS encoding type II toxin-antitoxin system VapC family toxin → MYLLDTEVVSELRRSQPHKDALAWFSDVAPDQVYLSAVTVGEIQTGIEFARAKDASRAAELESWMGKLMDSQRVLPMDTAVFRVWGRLLYRRWDVRMTDAMIAATAVVHRLTVVTGDPESYDRLGVETLNPYEKVNGNV, encoded by the coding sequence ATGTATCTACTGGATACCGAAGTCGTATCGGAGCTTCGCAGGAGCCAGCCGCACAAGGATGCGCTGGCGTGGTTTTCGGACGTGGCCCCGGACCAGGTCTACCTTTCCGCCGTGACCGTGGGCGAGATTCAGACGGGCATCGAGTTCGCCCGGGCAAAGGATGCTTCCCGGGCGGCGGAACTGGAGTCCTGGATGGGCAAACTGATGGATTCCCAACGTGTCCTTCCCATGGATACGGCGGTCTTCCGCGTGTGGGGAAGGCTTCTGTACCGCCGGTGGGACGTCCGCATGACCGACGCCATGATCGCCGCGACGGCCGTGGTGCACCGGCTGACCGTGGTCACCGGGGATCCAGAATCCTATGACCGGCTCGGCGTAGAAACGCTGAATCCATACGAGAAGGTAAACGGTAATGTATGA